GTGATGTCCAGTctgcagtggtgtcctagcggttaaggaagcggccccgtaatcagaaggttgctgtttgaatcccgatccgctgaggtgccactgagcaaagcaccgtccccacacactgctccccgggcgcctgtcatggtgcccactgctcactcacagtgatggattaaatgcagaggacaaatttcactgtgtgcaccgtgtgctgtgccgctgtgtatcacatgtgacaatcgcttcactttctttcttcttgcGGTGACGCAGCCTCACGCATAACCAactgtgctgcactgtgtgtCCTTGTGTCCTGCTGGCTGTAGGTTGAGGACTATGACGTGGTGGCGAGCATGCTGGCCGCTCGCTGCCGCTTCCTGAGCTCCCTGGACCTGTGGCGCTGCCACAACCTGACCGAGCGCGGCCTGTCCGAGCTGGTGTCTGGCTGCcggctgctggaggagctggacctgGGCTGGTGCTCCACGCTGCAGAGCAGCTCCGGCTGCTTCCAGCACCTGGCCCGGTGCCTGCCGCATCTGCGGAAGCTCTTCCTCACGGCCAATCGCACCGTCTGCGACGCCGACGTGGAGGAGCTGGCCAACTGCTGCCCCGCCCTGCAGCACCTCGACATACTGGGTGGGTGGAGTCCGGCACCATCGCATgcatatagatttacatttacatttacagcatttatcagacgcccttatccagagcgacttacaatcagtagttacagggacagtccccccctggagcaacttagggttaagtgtcttgctcagggacactatggtagtaagtgggattcgaactcgggtcttctggttcataggcgagtgtgttacccactaggctactagcaccctaaatcaaatcagaagttaacaggaggtgagagccgtcattgggcttgtccgggatttgaacctgggacctctcgcacccgaaGCGAGAGTCATACctctagaccaacaagccaacgATGCATGAAAAACATATGCGTGTCCTCATGTAAATCATGTTGGTGAAAAACTTCTGTATTGGACATCGTTATTCTGTCACTTAAGTTGCTGATTCGGGGTTTGTTATTATAATGTACTAAAGCTTGTGAATTCCCATTATTATTTGATTGACAGGAACTCGAATGGTGGGCCCCGCCTCCCTGAGGAAGCTACTCCAATCTTGTCccaagctgctgctgctggacgtgTCCTTCTGCTCCCAGATCGACTCCCGCGTCGTCCAGGAACTCTTGGGCCTCTTTCCTAACGTAGCCATAAAGAAGAGCTTCACGCAGTGACAtgcccctctctcacacacacacacaccacacacacacacacacacacacacacacacgcacacaccttgCTGGAGTTCACTGATGGTGTGACTTTCAGCGCAGGACCCGGCCCCTCACATCACACCCGTGTCCCAAATTTCACATGAGGTTCTGTCAATGGACCCGACCTCGCTATTGATCTCAGGGTTTGATTGTATTATTTTTCCGGAGGTTCTCAGCCCGACACCTCGTACGACTGCGTGCTTTTTCTGAGTTGCGGCCGCGCCGGCACCACTGCCACAGTGTCAGCTCTGTCCAGTTGAATAATTGCTGTTGAAGAAtgtttaggaaaaaaaaaaaaaaggtgtgattGTCAAATgggtttaatgtttaattatttattgattttataatATGAATGGACGATGGCACACGCAGAggtgcaaaaatatttttttcttatttggaGATGGTGAACTCTGGCCGCACGTCTCAATGTGCcttattttaattcaaatatttGATTTGTTGGCCTTGCATGTGTGCTGCTGGTGAAGTGCAGTGATTGATTGTTCTCCATCGTACTGTTACCAGAGTGGGCCAATTTGTAGATTCAGCTAGCctgatttcatgtttttttttttttaatagagacCATTGAAATTCAGTACGACGCGaacaaaaaaacgaaacatGACTGTGGTTCTTTTCCAAGGCgtcttaaatatttatttgcattaagAGTTGTTATCTGTTACAGTGAAACGTGCCGAGCCATGCAGAGCAGTGGACGCGCCCTCCGCTCGACACCCGCAATGTTGTTCGGAGGGCCGATTCGTTTCGACGAATAAATCATTGGTATCATAACTGAATTGGTATCATTCACTGACTTTCACCTGAAACAGGAGTAAGAGTCACGGTACAATAAAATAAGGGTTGACCCATTCGGtctctgtttatttttattttaatatttcttcaCATGCACCAggtgaataaatgaaaatgatttgagTTTTTCATTAGCCTGGTTGTCTCTGCCGTCAACTGGCAAACGCTGGCCCTGCTCCGGCGGACCCTGTAATTAGTGGATGTGCGGCGAATCGACGTTAGTCGGGCCAACTGTGTCACGAAGCGATGCCGGAGCCGGACGTCACCTGCTGTCACTCCAGGCCGGAGCCTCATTAGCCGGGTCAGCCTGATGACCAAATGATCCTTTCGCCTGAACCGCCGCCGTTTTATGGCCTATTAATATTCCAGCTGGAAGTGACATTAGCTTGTAGTCTTAAGtgcattttaatgaattgtTTATGCCTGGTTTAATGATGTATATTGAGGGCCTGTAATGTGGCCCCATGATGGAAAGCAGCGCAGGGCGGCTTCATTTATTACTTGAGGCGCCTCCCTCGTGATTATTTCACCGCTTCTGCTGCAATCAGAgaccatttttatattttatagtttTCGTCAAGgtttaatatgaatataatatgaaGCTCTTTGCAATTTGCTTATCATGATCTGATGAGTAATTCTTTCAAATTGCTGATAAAAAGCTACGCCTTCATTAACatagatattatatataatCCCTTGTCAGATGACATCAAACTAGTATATGGGGTAATTATTGTGCATGTTACTGTACAAGGATTATTTAAAAGGAGATCAGTATCCCCAACATGTTTCATACTGGGGtatttttgtgattttcaaatGGTATAAGACTGTGGATGTGATGCAGTCAGGTTTTCATGTGTAGGGAGGTGGAGCCTGCTTGCACATCACAGTCGTTCTAGATCTCCAGTGCAAGTTGGAGTCTTCagatgaaatgtaatttaactTTGTGGAAGATGACAGAATCATTTAGGAAAAACATTATTGTAGGatgtttacattaaaaaaaaatcttaaaaagtcttaaacgtgccatgtataaaaatataagtgaatataatttatatacCACTTCCCTACATTAAtgttaattgaaataaatactttctgttttgttttgtttttttttaataatttttttatttaggtaaACAAATAGGATGTAAGGGGTGTGGCTTGATTTTTGACCCACTGTTATGAGAATAACAAATTTATCTTTGCAAAGTGAAAACTGCTACCTTGCTGAGCGGAGCAGTGAACACATCTAAATTGCCTAATTTACAACCAACAAATTGTGCGTCATACaaactaaaattaaatattgcatATGACCAAGTATGATTATAACTTTAGTTCTAAGTGGCGGTTTTATATAGTTACTAAATGGTCTTATTTGTACAAATATATGAGTATGATTTGATGAGGAAAAATCTCGGAATGTACGTGGATAAAAACGAGTGACACCCTGTGAACAGTGCAAGCAATTAggctgaataattacacaccaaagaGGATGCGTGATTCATGCAAATGATCATTAAAGTTCACGCAAACTTATAATTAAACAATGTTTACAAATGAACGCACATAAGCGTTTGTGTTCTTATGTATGCAGGGTGTAATTAGCCTGAATGCGTCTAgtttataataatgaatttgctgtattgcatttgtgtgtgtgtgtgtgtgtgtgtcagagttgTGGGGGTATTGATTACAGGGACAGACTATGATATCATCCTCTGGCCATTAGACCTACATCTGAGTCTTTAACCCTTTGGGGTGACGCCccattttaatgcatgtaaaTTTATGTTGTGTTGCTGAGAGCACGTGATCAACAtttctatcacacacacacacacacacacacactcacacactcctttCATCTCCTCCCTCCCCCACGATTCCTGGGGGCTGTTCATTTTCATCTAATTATTTTGGGATGGTAAGCGAGTCTCATGCTGGAAGAGTCCTGCCCCGAACCAATTACGCCAGGAGGACGCGGAGCCGACTGTCCACAACGTCCACCGTGAGCAAGTCCTCTGGCAGGACCACAGTAACAAGCCGCTTCGTTATACCGTCCCGGCCGGAGCTTCACTAGGTGGCACTGCAGGACTAAGGTGCCGCCGCCGGGGGCTTCAGCTCCAATTAGGTCTCCTCCGGCATTCCTAACGGGACGTTTCGAGCTGCCCAAATTAAGAGAAAGATGTAATTAATGTGCTGCAATAGGCTATTAATTGCATTACACGCATGAGGCCATATTACCACTACAGAGGATGAAATTTTATTTGTGCTGAGAGGTCGCCCCGCCCGCCCCACCCCCTCTAAAACTGCGCCCGCGGTGAATGTGCAGCTGGAAGTGGCTGAATGCAGTTGGTTGGtttggagggagggagggatggagggaggggtgtGATTTGACGTCCCCGCGTCTGACATTGGCACATTAACAGGACATTTGTCTGCAGGAAAGAGGGAAGAAGCAGACGTGCGGAATCGTCCCTCTTCTGAGGAACAACGTGACATGGGGGACACGAAGCACGCTGTCACGCGAGaagccagatcagaggcagggGTACGGCGGGGTCACTCGTTCAGCACCTCACAACCGACTGTCAATTACAGAAATAGATACACAGTCATGCATTCCTATTAATTACGCTCAATTGAAAtgaaatagtaataatagtagcCGAGTCCAAACTAATCTTCAGTCAGAttcacgttgctgctgacccCATAAACCAAAACATTATGTTCAGTGGTGTCTGGATTCCACAGCAGACAGTAAgctaataactaataataaccATAACTAATGGGATCGTTATGAACGAATATTTGCCATAGTTTCCCATAGCAACTGATCTCTATggtattcatgtatttattgtaaTTCAGTAAGTTACAGAAGGGAAGGGAAGGGGTGGCATCTGAAGCAGAATTCCACTCCTGCCGGCAATCCGTGGTGAAAGATGGCCAGTGTTGATGTGGCACAGGCGCCGGGGGGGGGACGGAGCCTCGTTCGCACAGGCCGGTACCAAACCGACAGCAGCAGAGATCGCGGCTaaacgctgctgctgctgctgctgaggaggaggaggaggaggaggaggaagccggGACAGCCGCATTGCAGAGCCACATGACACCGGCATCCAGTGTCTTCACCTCCTGCATCCTGAAGTTTCGTCCCttgaaagttattttttttaaatgaaaccatCGTTGGTCTGGATGAGCGGCGCCTTTTTGTACCGTCAGGAGAGTCAGAAGAGCCGCATGGGACCCGGCACCAGGCCGCACGACCGGGGAACCCGTTACAGGCCGATCACAACATACCAACAGGCAGCTCGTACGCCAGATATATTCACCCGATAGTAAACAGACAGACTTCACGCCGGCCATCTCTCGTAAAGAACAGGCAGTCGCCCATAAAAGACCAGTCTCAAGTCCTCCCGGTGACCTTCACGCCCCGCACGAAATAACCGTCCTTTAAAGTAGTGACATGCAAGGCCGCTGCTGTCCCTCTTTCCCACAATCCTCACCAgagcaataataatttaaacagtGCGTTTATGCAGATGCACCCTTCGTGGTTGCACATCTCGGATTTGGTTTGACTCCAAAACACTTGGAATCTTGATCGGAAACGCTGACAGCAGCTTTCTGGACACGTGACCAACGAAGAGAGAGAAACACGTTCATTTCCAGCACCGGCGATCGataggtgtgtgtatatggttgatttcattttttttttttacttcacacgGATCAGATTTGCGGGTTTCCGTCCGAACAACAATCAAACAAAACCCAgagtttataataaaaaaaaacgattacgGGCCGCCGGTAGAGGGCACTTTTGTTTTGCTCCTTCacgaaaaaaaacccactatcGATCTGTTCAATCGGTCCTCACCCAGGGTTCAACTCCCTATCGATACTGTAATCCATCTGACCTGTTGAACAGCCTGGAGATGTTACTGACTGGCGcgtaaaaccacacacacacacacacacacacacacacacacacacacaaataagaaaTGCTAGAATAAAGAATTACTAAAGGCAGATTAGTGGAGAGATCGTCTGGCTCCTCTTTATTTTGTTGGTTGCTGAGCTGCATCTAATCCACCAATCAGCGTCGTCCGACATTCCCACGAAAAACGGGGTTTCGGGGGTGACGTGTTGAAGGGAGAAGAGGTCTCCAAAACACGCACACGACTTGtgaagtgacaaaaaaaagtacGTTTAATAACAATTcaggatttattattattattatttttaatgtgcaaGTCTGTGTTCATGTATTTATCAGTGATGAAATATCCATTCGACATATTTCTATCACAGCCTCTgcgctttttatttttacccaaACCGAACAACGTCTGATAGAGACTATGACAAAAaggcaaagaaataaatacatccCACAGTTCGTATCTCGGCTGATTAAAGCTACGTGGGGAAGGGGGCTCTGCTCCCACGCCGTCCCTCTGGGTTCtcttttcaagaaaaaaaaagtggcgcCGAGCAGGAGAAATAAAAACCACACGTGAAATGTGACatgaaataatcataataataaccataaaatgaaaaaaggggaGAGGTCGCGGACGGCGAGAGAGACGTATATACACACAGCAGTAACGGTCCGAGCCATTTACACCGAAAACGCGTCCACACGCCGtccatcagcaaaaaaaaaaaaaacatttcatagcCTATAATATGATATTAggatgtaaatataaattgtaCTTAAATATTATTCAAGTCATAAAAAGAACGTAACATAGATAtttcaacataaataaaaagctaTTGCAGATATAAGCACATTTCTTGTAGCAGTCAGTAGTAACACGTCAATACTTCGCCAATTtgattttctatttttatttttttagaaaatgactTGGAATTAGGTTGGCAGAGATAGAGCTCCTTATATTGAATGTCATatttgacaaaataaaataaaattaatgtaGCCAAGAAGCAACCATAGCACACTACAGATAACGAGCAATATTTCCGCTACAGAtgactataaataaaaataataatcggACGTACTAGAGCCTAATACAAAATTATGTCAAACCAatttggataaaaaaataatcaaacagCTAAAACCTGTCTTGCTTTTAAATCGTTTAAAGGAAAAAAGTGCCCCAGTGAGAAGGTAGAACGAAGCCgcttctgataaaaaaaaattatacaatatttacaaaaaaaaaaattaatattaataataaaccgATCGATGCCCCGCGAACGTGAGCCGGGAAGTGCCGGGCTTGGTTTCCGTTTTGTTGGctagttattatttttttcgaGCCCTCCCGTGACCTGTCGGCTTTGTGTTCAGGAATTAGGCCTCACCCGAAATCtctatatatttctatatatttctatttataCGCGTGTGCACTTGGTAATATATTGTGtggttcattattattattattattattagcaatagtaatattaataatgccaGTTTCGAACAGCAGTGTGACCCTCGCCGATCGCCGGGTGCGGAAACTCGAACCTCGAACCTCGATGCTCGTCCGCAGCCGCGCGGCGGAAAGTGGCGTAAAGAAAGATGGCGCTGGCGTGCGCgcgcgcggcggcggcgtcaccgtcacccccccccccccccccccccccccccccacacccccaaaACGTGGCGCCGCTCGCGCTTTTtaccgacaaaaaaaaaaaaagtcgaaacGTGTAAACAGCACAGGCGACAGGTGCTGACGTCACAATGGACGCCCGGGGgggacaataataataataataaaaaaaccaacGATCTGCGCCctattatttctgtcacagtgCTGGGCGGCGTGTCTCCTCCAAAACAAAAGCACGCGTCCCTCTCGCTGGTGCTCCTGGCCGGgtgggagtgggagtgggagcGAAATTTACCCACCGTGGATCGTGTTTTCTTgtcctgtgtgtgcgtgtgtgtgtggttttttttttttcattttcgttTTCagtataaataattaaaaataaagagatAGAAacgaagggaaaaaaagggggacAGTTCATTGTACCGGCGTCTGGACCCCGTGGTGGGGCGGCGTGTCCCCGTACACATCCTCGGTCCCCGGCAGCGCGCCGCCGGGAGGCGTCATGcgtttctctttctgtctcctgTTACAAAACCAAACCCGGAccacctccttctccagctgcaAGCTGTCCGCCAGCGACGTAATCTCCGAGGCGGCGGGTTTGGGACACTTGAGGAAATGGCTCTCCAGAGCCCCCTTGACGGTCACCTCGATGGAGGTGcgctttttcctcttcctcccctgCGCCGCGATCTTGTCCAAGCTCGTGGGGCTGCCGGACGTGGAGTCGGCCTCCTCCAGCCACTTGTTCAACAAGGGCTTGAGCTTGCACATGTTCTTGAAGCTGAGCTGCAGGGCCTCGAACCTGCAGATGGTGGTCTGGGAGAAGACGTTTCCGTACAGCGTGCCCAGCGCCAGCCCCACGTCCGCCTGCGTGAAGCCCAGCTTGATCCTCCGCTGCTTGAACTGCTTGGCGAACTGCTCCAGGTCGTCGGAGGTCGGCGTGTCCTCGTCCGAGTGGTCGTGGTGgccctggtgctgctgctggtgctgctgctgctgctgctggtgctgctgctgctgcgtggACGCCGCGTGTCCGTGGTCGCTGAGGTGCGGGCTGTGGTGCTCCTCGTGCGCCTCGCGCAGGCCGTGGTGGTGCATCCCCTGCCCCCCGCCCGGGACCAGGCCGTTCACGCCGAAGCCGGGCTGCGGGTACACGCCGGACGCCGCCATGCCGCTCCTCCACGCCCGCGCGTCGTGGTGGTTCCCGTGCGCCTGGTGCACCAGGTGCGGCGGCCGCGACGGCGGGTGCTGCAGAGCCCCGGGGCCGTGCATCTCGTCCCGGGCGCCGGCCGGGACCACGGGCTTGATGTCCTGCTCGCCGAGGGGACCGGGCGACCAGGCGGCCGCCTCCCCGTGCGACAGCGCCGTGATCCACTGGTGTGCGTGGCTGAGCGGGTGGCCGCCGCTCTGCAGCGGGTAGTCGCCCTGCAACAGGCTCTGCGCCTCCCGGTACGCCGCGGCTTGCTGCATGCCGCCGCTCTCCGCGCCGGAGCTGAGGATGCTGTAGTGATTGGATGCTGCGGTCGCCATGACTCCCGGAGCCGGACTGATGGCGCTTATTGAAGAAAGCGCGCATTTGACACTTACTCTTTCGCCACGGGCTCTCCGCCAAGCGGACGCGGCGGAGCGCACCTGAGCTCCGCCCCCCGGCGCCGCTGATTGGCCGCGGCGGCTTGACGGACGGCGCCGATTGGCCGCCGCCGCTTCTTAACGGACGCCAGCCCCCCTTCCCCCGAACAGAACCGGGAGTTCTGCGGCACGTCGGAGGCGCGGGGACGCGGCGGGTCGcgcctctttttttaatttttttattctatttctgAGATAGAACGCGGCGTCGGGGTTTGCGCTCGGAAAACGAGATTCGGACGAGGCGCCGGGCCCTCGGGGAACATACTAGAGACTTGGATCCTCTGAGAAAGTAACTAGGTGTCCTGTAAGTACAATTTGGCCCCACAGTTCACCACGTTATCCCGAGAGTGCAGCACAATGGAACTAATACTGCTTTCTAGcaactaattacatttttataaacctAATATGTAATAAACACGAAGGGTTCATCtgaattattgttttttgggggtctgttttttttttattgaataccGAACAATATGAATATGGAAATTAGTTATGCGCTTTCGAAGTGATGAGGTCGTTCGAAACGATATGAGTACACTAAAGACAGTGAAAACTGGGTGTGAAATGTAGCTTTAATTTATAGTAAAATAACCCTGTGATACTTTTAAAATCGTATAATAATCATGTTCTTGTTTTGAATGAAGCATTATATGAAATAGCTCGGAAAAAAGAATCCCTTTTAAAACTAGTGGGCGCGGCGACAGAGCCCGAACTGTGATGACGTCACTGCCCGAGGCTCATTCGAAGTTCATCCTGAGTTAAAACTGCGTGTACGAGTTTATGGGCCTCCGGCCTGTTCACCTCACGTGGCCCGTGACAATTATTATTCTGCGtttaaaaaacccacaaaacccATGATGATCCAGGTCCAGACATTCATCTAGTTTTCGTAGATTGAGtggcattaatacattttttttcattttcatattattttttattgaataacaTAAAatcttcacaaacacacacaaccccaaATTGAATATGATAAAGTAAGATGTAACAGTAGAGTAATGGGGAAGACCGCCACTCCCAGGTCCAGCCGTGCAGGTGTCACAGGCGGCCCAGCTGTCGTCCCTCCCATGGATGTGACATTCCCCCTCAGCACCGCCGGTTGCCATAGCGAGGAGCAgctctgcccccccccaccccccgctcCTTATATCTAAAGAGCCATTTAGAACGGCGCTCACGGCGGACAAAGGCCCGGGGCGCGACTGTggccggggggggggtcactCTGTTAAACACTCAGTGCGGTAAATAACAGGAGAAAAAGTTCCGAGTGACACGCCACGGGGTTACAGAAAGGTTTTTATAGATAATCAGAAAAAACCCGAAGACAAAACAGATCATCGTGTGTTCGTGACATGCAAATTAAAAGAACGATTTTATGGGCCGTTTTAACAGCgtgcacgtaaaaaaaaaagcgcgtTACGTAACGATGCTACTGCGCAGGCCCAACACTACGCCACGTAACTACAGGGCTACAGGAATGACATCTCGAAGAACAAAGTGAAACTTCCAAATGAagttttaccccccccccccccccttccccctctcGTCCAATGTTCCGTAACGAATAACGGTCGCTGCGCCCAGT
This genomic stretch from Denticeps clupeoides chromosome 5, fDenClu1.1, whole genome shotgun sequence harbors:
- the pou3f2b gene encoding POU domain, class 3, transcription factor 2, which encodes MATAASNHYSILSSGAESGGMQQAAAYREAQSLLQGDYPLQSGGHPLSHAHQWITALSHGEAAAWSPGPLGEQDIKPVVPAGARDEMHGPGALQHPPSRPPHLVHQAHGNHHDARAWRSGMAASGVYPQPGFGVNGLVPGGGQGMHHHGLREAHEEHHSPHLSDHGHAASTQQQQHQQQQQQHQQQHQGHHDHSDEDTPTSDDLEQFAKQFKQRRIKLGFTQADVGLALGTLYGNVFSQTTICRFEALQLSFKNMCKLKPLLNKWLEEADSTSGSPTSLDKIAAQGRKRKKRTSIEVTVKGALESHFLKCPKPAASEITSLADSLQLEKEVVRVWFCNRRQKEKRMTPPGGALPGTEDVYGDTPPHHGVQTPVQ